The Geobacter metallireducens GS-15 region CCCCCAAGCCCTTCGGGCCGGCTATCTCCGCCTTCGGTCCTGCGGGAACAGGTTTCCCGGTGGGGAAGCTTGGAGTCCTTCTCAATTATCAGTATTGTGAAACCGACGGTATCCGCAAGGGCAGCAGTGAAATTAACGAAAATGTCAAGCTTACTAAGAATGTCGGGGTGGTGAAATTCCGCTATGGCATCACGGAAGGTCTTGACGTCCGCACGGCGACCCCCCTCTATACCGTTTACAAAAAAAATAAGCTTACCGGCACAGGGGAGCATCTGGGGTGGATCGGTGATACCGCCATTGCCCTGCACAAGGTGCTCATGAACCAGTCAAAGGGTTCGATGTTTGATCTGGCGGTAGACGTCGGCCTGGTCGTGCCGACAACTGATGTCAGCAGCAAAAGCATAGACTTCGTCGGCAACGGTGCCTGGGGCACCGGCGGCGCCGTCGGCCTTACCTACTCGACAGGTTCACACCGTCTCGACCAGGAGATTCATGTGTACACCTTTACCGAAGGGGCTCACGATTACAGGAAGCCTATGTACGTCCGGAGCACTACCGCCTGGGGCTACGCCGTGAACAACTATTTCGACATGGGAGCCGAGTCACAGTTCGACTGGAATGAC contains the following coding sequences:
- a CDS encoding transporter, with the protein product MKFSKRIIPLSLAALCTCAGLSWGADAPAAPKPFGPAISAFGPAGTGFPVGKLGVLLNYQYCETDGIRKGSSEINENVKLTKNVGVVKFRYGITEGLDVRTATPLYTVYKKNKLTGTGEHLGWIGDTAIALHKVLMNQSKGSMFDLAVDVGLVVPTTDVSSKSIDFVGNGAWGTGGAVGLTYSTGSHRLDQEIHVYTFTEGAHDYRKPMYVRSTTAWGYAVNNYFDMGAESQFDWNDASEKNGKSQNDTKNEWYAGPKVAFKYKPAGFAAGLAAMFPMVRWYEANTPSEGFRIELKLSKTFDLM